A stretch of Pseudoprevotella muciniphila DNA encodes these proteins:
- a CDS encoding N-acetylmuramoyl-L-alanine amidase, which yields MSKVVILGTAHGSNVAGKCSPDGRFREYRFSREIISMLKPRLESLGLTVFVDMPQDVVPLPMSTELSQRCKIVNGICGKYGKENCVYVSIHVNAAGGDGKWHDARGFAVYVSRSCSSSSKRLAKLLCDLALVRGLRGNRSVPGEHYWQAGFYVLKHTVCPAVLSENLFQDNRADVEFLMSPSGKEAVAALHLDALKQYFGINQ from the coding sequence ATGAGCAAGGTTGTTATTCTCGGTACTGCTCACGGTTCGAACGTGGCAGGTAAATGCTCTCCGGACGGCAGGTTCCGCGAGTACAGGTTCAGCCGTGAGATTATCTCGATGCTGAAGCCGCGTCTTGAGTCTCTTGGTCTGACGGTGTTTGTTGACATGCCTCAGGACGTTGTCCCTCTCCCCATGAGCACCGAGTTGTCTCAGCGCTGCAAGATTGTGAACGGCATCTGCGGCAAATATGGCAAGGAGAACTGCGTGTATGTGAGCATTCACGTGAATGCTGCCGGCGGTGATGGCAAGTGGCACGACGCCCGCGGTTTTGCGGTGTATGTGTCGCGTTCGTGCTCATCGTCGAGCAAGCGCCTGGCGAAGTTGCTGTGCGACCTTGCGCTTGTCCGCGGTCTGCGCGGCAACCGCTCGGTACCCGGTGAGCATTACTGGCAGGCCGGCTTCTATGTGCTGAAGCACACTGTCTGCCCTGCGGTACTCAGTGAGAACCTGTTCCAGGACAACCGCGCGGATGTGGAGTTCCTGATGTCGCCATCCGGCAAGGAGGCTGTCGCGGCACTCCATCTTGATGCTCTGAAGCAGTATTTTGGTATCAATCAATAA
- a CDS encoding terminase gpP N-terminus-related DNA-binding protein: protein MTKQEKTTKREANGTGSELPERTRLSREQKTTKREANGTGSELPERTRLSREQKTRKKTLGRSLYMSGMELTEIADQLGVSRQSVSKWCSNDGWKEARAAKNISRPELVNKLLLAIDNLIAQVNASGDPEAIGALADKLSKLSSTIEKLDKKANVIDAIEVFMAFNRWIQDQACYDPEITPELIKAINKYQNKFLMEKMASPSAL, encoded by the coding sequence ATGACAAAACAAGAAAAGACAACGAAGAGAGAGGCAAACGGAACTGGTTCCGAATTGCCCGAACGCACCAGGCTTTCGCGAGAGCAAAAGACAACGAAGAGAGAGGCAAACGGAACTGGTTCCGAATTGCCCGAACGCACCAGACTTTCGCGAGAGCAAAAGACAAGGAAAAAGACACTCGGACGATCACTGTACATGTCCGGCATGGAACTTACAGAGATTGCAGACCAACTGGGCGTGTCACGACAGTCTGTCTCCAAATGGTGCAGCAACGACGGATGGAAGGAGGCACGTGCAGCAAAGAACATCTCACGGCCCGAACTCGTCAACAAACTGCTACTCGCCATCGACAACCTCATCGCGCAGGTCAATGCGTCAGGCGACCCCGAAGCCATCGGAGCACTCGCAGACAAACTCTCGAAACTATCATCCACCATCGAGAAACTCGACAAGAAAGCAAACGTCATCGATGCCATAGAGGTATTCATGGCATTCAACCGGTGGATTCAGGACCAGGCATGCTACGACCCCGAAATCACACCCGAACTCATCAAGGCAATCAACAAGTACCAGAACAAGTTCCTCATGGAAAAGATGGCATCGCCGTCTGCACTATAG
- a CDS encoding HK97 family phage prohead protease produces MSKTKRVRISNERLNSYGTRVLTTGMDVEQYNRNPVLLYMHERGQVIGYVKDLKVEGDEVTGELMFDEATELSQRCKKQWEFGSLKMVSVGIDILELSEDPKHLVQGQTSPTISKSKLFEVSLVDIGANDDAIVLQKDGQRIELGKDAARVLPLLHINNNKNQKPNQMDQEKLALELGLPKDADESAINEKLAKLKAEGAEAETLRQERDTLRAARIETLVNSAIAEKKIGEDKKQQFLDLGKKIGADELKQTFDAMSPQVKLSNIVTGGGAPAGGHAEYKKLSDVPSDELAKLREDNPAQYKKLYKAEYGIECEI; encoded by the coding sequence ATGAGCAAGACAAAACGAGTGAGAATCAGCAACGAGCGCCTGAACAGCTACGGCACGCGTGTACTTACGACCGGCATGGACGTTGAGCAGTACAACAGGAACCCCGTACTACTTTATATGCACGAGCGTGGTCAGGTTATCGGCTACGTGAAAGACTTGAAGGTGGAAGGTGACGAGGTGACTGGCGAACTGATGTTTGACGAGGCCACGGAACTGAGTCAGCGCTGCAAGAAGCAGTGGGAGTTCGGCAGCCTGAAGATGGTGAGTGTCGGTATCGACATTCTGGAGCTGAGTGAAGACCCAAAGCATTTGGTGCAGGGTCAGACCAGTCCGACCATCAGCAAAAGCAAACTGTTTGAGGTGTCGCTTGTTGACATCGGTGCGAATGACGATGCGATCGTTCTGCAGAAGGACGGTCAGCGCATAGAGTTAGGCAAAGACGCGGCTCGAGTGTTGCCGCTGTTGCATATTAATAACAACAAAAACCAAAAACCAAATCAAATGGATCAAGAGAAGTTAGCCCTTGAGTTGGGCTTGCCCAAGGATGCCGACGAATCCGCCATCAATGAGAAGTTGGCAAAGCTGAAGGCAGAAGGTGCAGAGGCGGAGACCCTGCGCCAGGAACGCGACACGCTGCGTGCCGCACGTATTGAAACCCTTGTAAACTCTGCGATAGCGGAGAAAAAGATCGGCGAGGACAAGAAACAGCAGTTCCTGGATCTCGGCAAGAAAATCGGTGCCGACGAGTTGAAGCAGACCTTCGACGCCATGTCGCCCCAGGTGAAGCTGAGCAACATCGTGACAGGTGGCGGTGCCCCAGCGGGTGGCCATGCTGAGTACAAGAAGCTGAGTGACGTGCCGAGCGACGAGCTGGCGAAGCTGCGTGAGGATAACCCTGCTCAGTACAAGAAGCTGTACAAGGCCGAGTACGGCATTGAATGTGAGATTTAA